In Panthera uncia isolate 11264 chromosome B4, Puncia_PCG_1.0, whole genome shotgun sequence, one genomic interval encodes:
- the PNPLA5 gene encoding patatin-like phospholipase domain-containing protein 5 — protein sequence MHCYEEEGSWNLSFAGAGFLGLYHVGVTSCLRERAPHLLRGARRFYGSSSGALNAISIVSGQTVDFCCSHLLGMVKHVERLSLGIFHPAFAPIEHIRQQLQDLLPTDIHVLASQRLGISLTRWPDGHNIIVTDFATRREVIQALVCALYIPFYCGTIPPEFRGERYFDGGLSNNLPFADSPSTITVSPFHGTVDICPQSTSASIHELNTFNASFQISTKNFFLGFASLIAPSPEMIADNCRQGYLDALRFLERRGLTKEPVLCMLVSKEPPAPANGTQDTDHDGSQKGGLSVNWSVPNVLVKDVPDFERLSPELEAALKKACMRDTSPWAQFCRSGPGRALTYFLLPWTLPFEYVYFRSRRLVAWLPDVPADLWWIQGELQSLGLQICSRSKDQLRRLFSLPVTSPLQPASPLQPGAPPPVDPAKEPRPPHQA from the exons ATGCACTGCTACGAGGAGGAGGGCAGCTGGAACCTGTCCTTCGCGGGCGCCGGCTTCCTGGGGCTCTACCACGTGGGTGTGACCAGCTGCCTCAGGGAGCGCGCCCCGCACCTCCTCCGGGGCGCCCGCCGCTTCTACGGCTCCTCGTCCGGGGCGCTCAACGCCATCAGCATCGTCTCCGGCCAGACCGTCG ATTTCTGCTGCTCCCATTTACTGGGCATGGTCAAGCATGTGGAGCGCCTCAGCCTGGGTATCTTCCACCCTGCCTTCGCGCCCATCGAGCACATCAGACAGCAGCTGCAGGACTTACTGCCCACCGACATTCATGTCCTGGCCTCCCAGCGGCTGGGCATCTCGCTGACCCGCTGGCCCGATGGCCACAACATCATAGTCACCGACTTCGCGACCCGCAGGGAAGTCATCcag GCTCTGGTCTGTGCTTTATACATTCCTTTCTACTGTGGGACGATCCCCCCCGAATTCAGAGGGGAG CGATACTTTGACGGGGGCCTGAGCAACAACCTGCCCTTCGCGGACTCTCCCTCCACCATCACCGTGTCCCCTTTCCACGGGACAGTGGACATCTGCCCCCAGAGCACCTCGGCCAGCATTCACGAGCTGAACACCTTCAATGCGAGTTTCCAGATATCCACCAAGAACTTCTTCCTGGGGTTTGCCTCCCTCATAGCCCCCAGCCCTGAG ATGATAGCTGACAATTGCAGACAAGGCTACCTGGATGCCCTCAGGTTCCTGGAGAGACGCG GACTTACCAAGGAACCAGTGCTTTGCATGCTGGTGTCTAaggagcccccagcccccgcGAATGGGACCCAGGACACCGACCATGACGGTAGCCAGAAGGGGGGCCTGTCTGTCAACTGGTCAGTGCCCAACGTGCTGGTCAAGGATGTGCCCGACTTCGAGCGGCTCTCACCAGAGCTGGAGGCTG CACTGAAGAAAGCATGTATGAGGGACACCAGCCCCTGGGCCCAATTCTGTCGGTCAGGGCCCGGGCGGGCCCTGACCTACTTCCTACTGCCTTGGACGCTACCCTTCGAGTATGTTTACTTCCGGAGCAGAAG GCTGGTGGCATGGCTTCCGGATGTGCCGGCCGACTTGTGGTGGATACAGGGTGAGCTGCAGAGCTTGGGCCTCCAGATCTGCTCCAGGTCGAAGGACCAGCTCCGCAGGCTGTTCAG